Sequence from the Candidatus Omnitrophota bacterium genome:
TTACCCCGAGGCTATACCTTAATATAGAAGAGCGCGCGAAAGCGTTCGCGAAACGTATAAAGATACCGCTTGCCGAACTCGATCTTTTGTTCTGGCAAAAAGAAACAGGCCAGATATTTAAATAGGCCAGATATTCCTTGACAATAAAATGAACAAAGGTTTATAATTCAAAAAGAAAATATATCTGGAAGGAGGTATAGATGAAAAAAGGTTTAATGGTGGTTTTTGTAGCGGGCCTTATAATACTGCCTCTCGCTGTTTTTGGCTGTAAAGGCAAAGTGCAGACAGAGGGTGATATGGTGAAGACAGAGCCCACCGAAGCGGTGGTAATGACAGAAGAGGTTGTTGTGTCGCAAACTCCCGTGACTGAGCCGGCACCGGCGCAGATGGTAAGTCAGGAGACGATACCTCCTACTGCGGCGGTTCCTCCATCCCAAGAGATGGGCCAGGCGGCGGCAACAGATAAGATAGAGCACAACAAGCAGATACAGACGGCTTTGCAGGCAGCCGGGTTGTATGCAGGCAATATCGATGGTAAGATCGGTCCGAAGACAAAGAGGGCGATAGTAGAATTCCAGAAGGCCAGGGGCTTAAAGGCCGACGGTAAAGTTGGCCCGAAGACGTGGGCGGAGCTTGAGAAGTATTTAAAGCAGTAGAGGGAGAATGGATTTCTATGAAGTTTTTTAAAATAACGGCTTTGATCATTTTAGTTGCCCTTGTCGCGGGTTCTGTCGCAGGATGCGGAGTATCGAAGAATAAGTATGAGGCGCTCCTGAACGAAAAAATCGCGCTTGAGGAAAAATTGAATATACTTACCAAGTCCAGAGACGGCTTAAGGTCGGAGTATGAGAATTTACTGAAGGAAAAGATGGATTTG
This genomic interval carries:
- a CDS encoding peptidoglycan-binding domain-containing protein translates to MKKGLMVVFVAGLIILPLAVFGCKGKVQTEGDMVKTEPTEAVVMTEEVVVSQTPVTEPAPAQMVSQETIPPTAAVPPSQEMGQAAATDKIEHNKQIQTALQAAGLYAGNIDGKIGPKTKRAIVEFQKARGLKADGKVGPKTWAELEKYLKQ